The following are encoded in a window of Amaranthus tricolor cultivar Red isolate AtriRed21 chromosome 2, ASM2621246v1, whole genome shotgun sequence genomic DNA:
- the LOC130805550 gene encoding SKP1-like protein 1 gives MKTALRIKSSEGDIWEVEHSVALQMGAYNRLINDNVLDLPNVNRDILLKVIEYCKMHAGDCHPDGHKIWDQDFVKNVSVDTLFDLIKAANDMDIRSLIDLTCQTMADYIKFMDVEKVREMFWEVNDFTPQEEEKLRKQHRWAFDFQ, from the coding sequence ATGAAGACTGCATTACGTATTAAGAGCTCAGAAGGAGATATATGGGAAGTGGAACACAGCGTCGCATTACAAATGGGTGCATACAATCGTCTTATAAACGACAACGTATTAGACTTGCCAAATGTAAACCGTGATATTCTATTGAAGGTTATCGAATACTGCAAAATGCATGCCGGAGATTGCCATCCAGATGGACACAAGATTTGGGATCAAGATTTCGTCAAGAATGTTAGTGTGGATACACTTTTTGATTTGATTAAGGCTGCTAATGATATGGATATTAGGTCTTTGATTGATTTGACTTGCCAAACTATGGCTGACTACATCAAATTTATGGACGTGGAAAAGGTTAGAGAAATGTTTTGGGAAGTTAATGATTTTACACCTCAAGAAGAAGAGAAACTCAGAAAACAACATCGTTGGGCTTTCGACTTTCAGTGA
- the LOC130805549 gene encoding uncharacterized protein LOC130805549 → MDAQYVPQGRSRRFAKQATNLHHFRVDIFLEVIDLHLQEIDNRFNEKNMELLTCMASLSPRGNFSSFDKERILKLASLYPEEFSCYDLTALDLQLDVFLDSMQNDERFHDLQDINSLSMMLVKTRKHETFPLIHLLIKLKLILPVATASVERVFSAMTFVKNKLRNSMGDQLVNDCLVTYIEKEVFLQVSDEKIIDRFKYMKTRRMNL, encoded by the coding sequence ATGGATGCTCAATATGTACCTCAAGGAAGATCAAGACGTTTTGCTAAACAAGCAACAAATCTACATCATTTTCGCGTTGACATCTTTTTGGAAGTAATTGATTTGCATCTTCAAGAGATTGATAACCGTTTTAATGAGAAGAACATGGAGTTACTTACATGCATGGCTTCCCTGAGTCCTAGAGGTAACTTTTCATCTTTTGATAAAGAGAGGATACTTAAACTTGCTTCTTTATATCCCGAAGAGTTTTCATGCTATGATTTAACGGCTCTTGATCTTCaacttgatgtcttcttggattcTATGCAAAATGATGAAAGATTTCATGATTTGCAAGATATCAATTCTCTTTCCATGATGCTTGTTAAAACAAGGAAACATGAGACTTTTCCTCTTATACATTTGCTAATCAAGTTGAAGTTGATTCTTCCTGTTGCTACGGCAAGTGTAGAAAGAGTGTTTTCCGCAATGACGTTTGTCAAAAATAAGTTGAGAAATAGCATGGGTGATCAACTAGTGAATGATTGTTTGGTTACTTACATTGAGAAGGAAGTGTTTCTACAAGTTTCTGATGAAAAGATTATTGATCGCTTTAAATATATGAAAACTCGAAggatgaatttgtaa
- the LOC130804928 gene encoding uncharacterized protein LOC130804928, with the protein MSSNSSSPCSKKSKAKGRQPDLRELLFKRMKSQQTSNEGNESSPLSSPLSPPLSSPPSEDVNMEVGGSSSCDEPLDDDWVYDVELLPHDPGLRKNIMDYPSNERNPVRRAYILKKPCQPKTHDFPQSNISGRLRRFSLNWFKKWDWLEYSVEMDAAFCFVCYLFKRDVEINKGGDAFVVGGFRAWNKPEKLEKHVGGIKSAHNIAYEKYVNLRDSKKTSIEFVFDNAIEVQMNEYHIRLNASLTCLRFLLGQGLAFRGHDESEESYSRGNFIELLKWLGGKVEEIRKYTFQNAPKNCQVTSPKIQKDIITCCAKETTKRIIEEVGDGY; encoded by the coding sequence ATGTCAAGTAATTCAAGTTCACCTTGTTCGAAAAAGTCAAAAGCAAAGGGAAGACAACCCGATCTTCgtgaattattgtttaaaagaatgaaatcccAACAAACATCTAACGAAGGCAATGAATCTTctcctttaagttcccctctaagtcctcctttaagttcccctccAAGTGAAGATGTTAATATGGAAGTAGGTGGTTCAAGTAGTTGTGATGAACCATTGGATGATGACTGGGTGTATGATGTTGAACTTCTTCCTCATGACCCGGGATTGAGGAAAAACATAATGGATTATCCCTCTAATGAAAGAAATCCGGTTAGGAGAgcatatattcttaaaaaacctTGCCAACCCAAAACACATGATTTCCCTCAAAGTAATATCTCCGGTAGGTTACGCCGTTTTAGTTTGAATTGGTTCAAAAAATGGGATTGGCTTgaatatagtgttgaaatggatgctgcattttgttttgtttgttatttgttcAAGAGGGATGTTGAAATTAACAAGGGGGGTGATGCATTTGTTGTTGGAGGGTTTAGAGCGTGGAATAAACCTGAGAAGCTTGAGAAGCATGTTGGAGGAATTAAAAGTGCTCATAATATTGCTTATGAGAAATATGTGAATCTAAGAGattcaaagaagacatcaattGAATTTGTATTTGATAATGCGATTGAGGTTCAAATGAATGAATATCATATTCGTTTGAATGCATCCTTAACTTGTTTGAGATTTCTTTTGGGCCAAGGTTTGGCATTCCGGGGACATGATGAAAGTGAGGAGTCATATAGTAGAGGTAACTTTATTGAGCTTTTGAAGTGGTTGGGTGGGAAGGTTGaggaaataagaaaatatacttTCCAAAATGCACCCAAAAATTGTCAAGTAACATCtcccaaaattcaaaaagacattATCACTTGTTGTGCAAAAGAGACTACTAAGCGCATAATAGAAGAGGTTGGTGATGGTTACTAG
- the LOC130805548 gene encoding uncharacterized protein LOC130805548, whose amino-acid sequence MSLLMEHSLSPSMIRGQGYDGASNMRGEINGLKTLIMNDNPRAYYIHCFAHQLQLTLVAVAKNNVNCTWLFDVLANLLNVVGASCKRRDLIRKHQAQVVAQALEVGEIESGSGLNQERGLSRPEDTRWGSHYKCLISIINFFPSIVKVLEEIEENGSPDDKLKAQVVLGSLESFDFIFMAHFMLTIFGYTNDLCVALQRKEQDIVNAISLVKITTNVLQKMRDQG is encoded by the coding sequence ATGTCGTTGCTTATGGAACATTCATTGAGTCCTTCCATGATAAGAGGTCAAGGGTATGATGGGGCAAGTAACATGAGGGGTGAAATCAATGGCCTCAAGACTTTGATTATGAATGATAATCCAAGAGCCTATTACATTCATTGTTTTGCTCATCAACTTCAACTAACTCTAGTTGCGGTTGCTAAAAACAATGTTAATTGTACTTGGCTTTTTGACGTACTTGCAAACTTGTTAAATGTGGTGGGAGCTTCTTGTAAGAGAAGAGACCTTATTCGAAAACACCAAGCTCAAGTAGTGGCTCAAGctttggaagtgggggaaattgAAAGTGGATCGGGTTTGAATCAAGAACGTGGTTTGAGTAGGCCAGAAGATACACGTTGGGGATCTCATTACAAGTGTCTAATAAGTATCATCAACTTTTTTCCTTCAATTGTTAAAGTGCTTGAGGAGATTGAAGAAAATGGCTCTCCGGATGATAAGCTCAAAGCTCAAGTTGTTTTAGGATCTTTGGagtcctttgattttatttttatggctcATTTCATGTTGACTATTTTTGGCTACACTAATGATTTATGTGTTGCTTTACAAAGAAAGGAACAAGATATTGTGAATGCCATTAGCCTTGTTAAAATTACAACGaatgtgttgcaaaagatgaggGATCAAGGATAG